One genomic segment of Sphingomonas sp. JUb134 includes these proteins:
- a CDS encoding MFS transporter, with protein sequence MENGRADPIAGAVARAGRYRWGIVALLFTATVINYVDRQMIGVLKPTLSADLGWSETDFADVIFFFQFAYAIGYLGFGRIMDVIGARFGYAIAFVIWQIAHIAHGGAYSVTQFAMARFGLGLGESGNFPASIKAVTEWFPARERALAIGVFNAGANVGAIITPLVVPIITVTYGWRAAFIITGLVSLLWLVAWLMMYRRPSEHPKVTNEERAWIEQDPADPVTAIPWKRLIRVRETWAYALGKFFIDPIWWFFLFWLPGYLGERYDLDLLSFGPPLVAIYLLSDLGSVAGGWLSGRFINAGKSVNYARKMTMFICACAVVPVFFAQSIDNLWLAVLVIGVATAAHQAFSANLYTLPSDLFPRAAVGSVVGIGGTVGAIGGMLMAKYAGYVLDSIGSYVPLFAVAGSAYFLALLCVHLLSPKLVRAQEV encoded by the coding sequence ATGGAGAACGGACGGGCTGATCCGATTGCAGGCGCGGTAGCGCGGGCGGGTCGCTATCGTTGGGGGATCGTCGCGCTCCTGTTTACGGCGACGGTGATCAACTACGTCGATCGGCAGATGATCGGCGTGCTCAAGCCGACGCTGTCGGCGGACCTCGGCTGGAGCGAGACCGACTTCGCCGACGTCATCTTCTTTTTCCAGTTCGCCTATGCGATCGGCTACCTCGGCTTCGGCCGGATCATGGACGTGATCGGCGCGCGCTTCGGCTATGCCATCGCCTTCGTCATCTGGCAGATCGCACACATCGCCCATGGCGGCGCGTACAGCGTCACCCAGTTCGCCATGGCACGCTTCGGCCTGGGTTTAGGCGAATCTGGCAATTTCCCCGCGAGCATCAAGGCGGTCACCGAGTGGTTCCCGGCGCGCGAACGGGCACTGGCGATCGGCGTGTTCAACGCCGGCGCCAACGTCGGCGCGATCATCACGCCGCTGGTGGTTCCGATCATCACCGTCACCTATGGCTGGCGTGCGGCGTTCATCATCACCGGCTTGGTCAGCCTGCTGTGGCTGGTCGCCTGGCTGATGATGTATCGACGCCCCAGCGAGCATCCCAAGGTAACCAACGAGGAGCGCGCCTGGATCGAGCAGGATCCCGCCGATCCGGTGACGGCGATCCCGTGGAAGCGGCTGATCCGCGTGCGCGAAACCTGGGCCTATGCGCTGGGCAAGTTCTTCATCGACCCGATCTGGTGGTTCTTCCTGTTCTGGCTGCCGGGCTATCTGGGCGAACGCTATGACCTGGACCTGCTGAGCTTCGGGCCGCCGCTGGTCGCCATCTATCTGCTGTCCGATCTGGGCAGCGTCGCGGGCGGCTGGTTGTCGGGGCGGTTCATCAACGCGGGCAAGAGCGTCAACTACGCGCGCAAGATGACGATGTTCATCTGCGCCTGCGCGGTGGTGCCGGTGTTCTTTGCCCAGTCGATCGACAACCTGTGGCTGGCGGTGCTGGTGATCGGCGTTGCGACCGCGGCGCACCAGGCGTTCTCGGCCAACCTCTACACCCTCCCGTCCGACCTGTTCCCGCGTGCGGCGGTGGGTTCGGTCGTCGGCATCGGCGGCACTGTGGGCGCAATCGGCGGCATGCTGATGGCCAAGTACGCAGGCTATGTCCTCGACAGCATCGGCAGCTATGTGCCGCTGTTCGCGGTGGCGGGCTCGGCCTATTTCCTGGCGCTGCTGTGCGTCCACCTGCTGTCGCCCAAGCTGGTGCGCGCGCAGGAAGTC
- a CDS encoding 2-keto-4-pentenoate hydratase, with product MSGEEAIARAFVEARRVGAALPTYPGARPTSLTTAYGVQDHAISLRGGAVAGWKVGRVPAPHSDTLGVPRLAGPIFADQIQNAGDDPVALPVIAGGFAAVEAEYLLRIGRSPRPGTQRISLEEVVELVDAVHVGFEIASSPYAGINADGPLVTISDFGNHNALLIGAPVADWSSRAFEDWQVATFVDGTCVGEASARTMLDGPFGAVAFLVESLAARGRTLEPGQWVSSGAVTGVHQVAVGARVEARFGTLRVSGTIEAAARQESMSETKHGERTG from the coding sequence ATGAGCGGGGAAGAGGCGATCGCACGGGCCTTTGTGGAGGCTCGGCGTGTGGGTGCGGCGCTTCCCACCTATCCGGGCGCGCGTCCGACCTCGCTAACCACGGCCTATGGCGTGCAGGACCATGCGATCTCCTTGCGTGGCGGTGCCGTCGCCGGGTGGAAGGTGGGCCGCGTGCCGGCGCCCCACAGCGACACGTTGGGCGTGCCGCGGCTCGCTGGGCCGATCTTTGCCGACCAGATCCAGAACGCCGGCGACGATCCGGTGGCGCTGCCGGTGATCGCGGGCGGCTTTGCCGCGGTGGAAGCCGAATATCTGCTGCGCATCGGCCGTTCGCCACGCCCGGGTACGCAGCGGATCTCACTGGAGGAAGTCGTCGAGCTGGTCGACGCGGTGCATGTCGGGTTCGAGATCGCGAGTTCGCCCTATGCGGGGATTAATGCGGACGGACCGCTGGTCACGATCAGCGACTTCGGCAATCATAACGCATTGCTGATCGGCGCGCCGGTGGCGGACTGGTCGAGCCGGGCCTTTGAGGACTGGCAGGTTGCGACCTTCGTCGACGGCACCTGCGTCGGTGAGGCGAGCGCGCGCACCATGCTCGATGGCCCGTTCGGCGCCGTCGCGTTCCTGGTCGAGAGTCTGGCTGCGCGCGGCCGGACGCTGGAGCCGGGGCAATGGGTCTCATCAGGCGCGGTGACCGGCGTCCACCAGGTGGCGGTCGGGGCGCGGGTCGAGGCGCGGTTTGGAACACTTCGGGTGAGCGGCACGATAGAGGCCGCCGCCCGGCAGGAGAGTATGTCGGAGACGAAGCATGGAGAACGGACGGGCTGA